A genomic window from Vagococcus sp. CY52-2 includes:
- a CDS encoding helix-turn-helix domain-containing protein yields MIDLLLEPKIKTTISVISIIYNHYDWTQTSYLSKELAISERTVQHYIKDILERKKEYDLITDNQLSIDYLKMKGIKITDYSNDFEDFKKFVVQSSQTMILLNDIINQQIVSVTNYCQMHFLSETTVRKNLKRIREACHVYGIDLVHLKLVGDERKIRYFIALFDTMASRNAYFLLDGINYEDLKQNFDDFFKKANFQISDVKKQKTINIFLIHLQRISFNQLIIISDKFNRFLASHPIYPYVEELFHHYYVFNQKEIAYFFYIMTLDEELNRKQNTNLVYNFFNENQLELMTITDLIFCDLFPLFRPLSDEDIYLIKRDIFYTSFITMVFNQLVFEYKYGVTVHYNLEQYPFTTAKFTTVIKKHLIETGFIPNSQLTILLQQYFFRFLYFVDSEHLYKVVSIHMEPAFDYLHQKQMKDYLDLYFNHQINYQDSYSKEQTDIVLTPFHETSKHSLYKDTPIIMVKFPLNLTFLQKVETIIKEKQKKDEE; encoded by the coding sequence TTGATTGATTTATTACTTGAACCAAAAATAAAAACGACTATCTCTGTCATTAGTATCATTTACAATCATTACGATTGGACACAAACCTCCTACCTATCTAAAGAATTAGCGATTTCTGAAAGGACAGTCCAACATTACATAAAAGACATTTTAGAAAGAAAAAAAGAGTATGATTTAATAACAGATAATCAACTTTCTATTGATTATCTAAAAATGAAAGGAATAAAAATTACTGACTATTCAAATGACTTTGAAGATTTTAAAAAATTCGTTGTTCAAAGTAGTCAAACTATGATTCTATTAAATGACATCATTAATCAACAAATCGTCTCCGTAACAAACTATTGCCAAATGCATTTTTTAAGTGAAACAACAGTTAGAAAAAATCTCAAACGAATTAGAGAAGCCTGTCACGTTTATGGAATTGATTTAGTTCATTTAAAATTAGTTGGTGATGAACGTAAAATAAGATATTTCATTGCTTTATTTGATACAATGGCTAGTCGAAATGCTTATTTTTTACTCGACGGTATAAATTACGAGGATCTAAAACAGAACTTTGATGATTTTTTTAAGAAAGCAAATTTTCAAATATCTGATGTTAAAAAGCAAAAAACGATCAATATTTTTTTAATTCATTTACAGCGGATTAGTTTTAATCAACTTATTATCATTAGTGATAAATTCAATCGCTTTCTAGCTTCTCATCCTATCTATCCTTATGTTGAAGAATTATTCCATCATTATTACGTTTTTAATCAAAAAGAAATTGCTTATTTTTTCTATATTATGACACTTGATGAAGAGCTAAATAGAAAACAGAACACCAATCTTGTTTACAATTTTTTTAATGAAAATCAATTAGAACTAATGACGATAACTGATTTAATTTTTTGCGATTTATTTCCATTATTTCGCCCCTTATCAGATGAGGATATTTACTTAATAAAGAGAGATATTTTCTATACTAGTTTTATTACAATGGTATTTAATCAATTAGTATTCGAATATAAATATGGTGTCACTGTTCACTATAATTTAGAACAATACCCTTTTACCACTGCAAAATTTACAACGGTTATCAAAAAACATTTGATTGAAACAGGCTTTATTCCGAATAGTCAACTAACGATTCTTTTACAACAATATTTTTTTCGTTTTCTTTATTTTGTTGATTCAGAACACCTATATAAAGTCGTATCGATTCATATGGAACCAGCGTTTGACTATCTGCACCAAAAGCAAATGAAAGACTATTTGGATTTATATTTTAATCATCAAATAAACTATCAAGACTCTTACTCAAAAGAGCAGACAGATATTGTCTTAACGCCATTTCATGAAACGAGTAAACATTCACTCTACAAAGATACACCCATTATTATGGTAAAATTTCCACTTAACCTAACCTTTCTTCAAAAAGTAGAGACCATCATTAAAGAAAAACAAAAAAAAGACGAAGAATGA
- a CDS encoding YeiH family protein yields the protein MKQLKQTIYPGLLLSLAIASLSKILAIWLPSLGAGTIAILLGIFLGNLFFNQSVWQKGTKFSEKTLLELSIVLLGTTVTFQTIVQIGGSGILFIMCQMTLTILSAYFIGKKLKFNQTMSLLMAGGNAVCGSSAIGAIAPEIGAKDKEKGQIITLVNLLGTVMMLTLPIIGGTVFTDNVMAKSALIGGTLQSVGQVIASANMVSSQVVEMATLFKILRIMFLVVVVFAFGKIANQSTDNNLTIQEKAKKKFPLPWYIIGFIICCVLNSVIHFPTILSQTTHSISGWFEITALAAIGLRINAKEFFKEGPRFLAYAGSVGIVQTIVAITLIKLLSI from the coding sequence ATGAAACAATTGAAACAAACTATCTACCCTGGTCTTCTCTTATCCCTAGCGATTGCTAGCTTATCAAAAATACTCGCCATATGGTTACCGTCACTCGGAGCTGGAACCATTGCTATTTTATTAGGTATTTTTTTAGGAAATCTTTTTTTTAATCAATCAGTTTGGCAAAAGGGAACTAAATTTTCAGAAAAAACACTATTGGAATTATCCATTGTTCTACTTGGAACTACCGTAACCTTTCAAACTATTGTACAAATTGGGGGTTCTGGTATTCTATTTATTATGTGTCAAATGACACTAACGATTCTATCAGCTTACTTTATTGGGAAAAAATTAAAATTTAACCAGACGATGTCATTACTGATGGCAGGAGGAAATGCTGTATGTGGTTCATCAGCTATTGGTGCAATCGCACCAGAAATTGGGGCTAAAGATAAAGAAAAGGGACAAATTATTACCTTAGTCAATTTATTAGGAACTGTGATGATGCTGACTCTTCCTATTATTGGTGGTACAGTTTTTACAGATAATGTGATGGCTAAAAGTGCCTTAATCGGTGGAACGCTTCAATCAGTCGGTCAAGTTATTGCCAGTGCCAATATGGTTAGTTCACAAGTTGTAGAAATGGCAACTTTATTTAAAATTTTACGGATCATGTTCTTAGTGGTCGTTGTATTTGCTTTTGGAAAAATTGCTAACCAATCAACAGACAACAACCTAACAATACAAGAAAAGGCTAAGAAAAAATTTCCGCTTCCTTGGTATATCATTGGCTTTATCATTTGTTGTGTCTTAAATAGTGTCATTCATTTTCCAACTATATTAAGCCAAACAACGCACTCAATTAGTGGCTGGTTTGAAATTACTGCTTTAGCAGCTATTGGATTACGTATTAACGCAAAAGAATTTTTTAAAGAAGGCCCTCGATTTTTAGCGTATGCTGGAAGTGTAGGAATTGTTCAAACGATTGTTGCCATTACTTTAATAAAATTATTATCCATTTAA
- a CDS encoding cysteine hydrolase family protein has protein sequence MKALISIDYTNDFVASDGKLTTGEFGQAIETEMVRLTNQFIDDGNYVVFAIDCHDDTDKYHPENTLFPPHNIIGTKGRELYQGLNDVYQKNKEKDTMYWIDKRHYSAFSGTDLDIRLRERKIDTVHLVGVCTDICVLHTAIDAYNLGYNIVIHEKAVQSFDQVGHKWALGHFKNTLGATIV, from the coding sequence ATGAAAGCTTTGATATCAATAGATTATACAAATGATTTTGTTGCAAGTGATGGAAAATTAACGACTGGTGAATTCGGTCAAGCCATTGAAACAGAGATGGTCCGTTTAACTAACCAATTTATTGACGATGGAAATTACGTTGTTTTTGCTATTGATTGTCATGATGACACAGATAAGTATCATCCAGAGAACACTTTATTTCCTCCTCATAATATTATTGGAACAAAAGGAAGAGAATTGTATCAAGGATTAAATGATGTGTATCAAAAAAATAAGGAAAAAGATACGATGTATTGGATAGATAAGCGTCACTATTCAGCTTTTAGTGGCACAGATTTAGATATTCGATTAAGAGAAAGAAAAATCGATACAGTTCATTTAGTAGGAGTGTGTACAGATATTTGTGTGTTACATACCGCTATCGATGCTTATAATTTAGGATACAATATTGTAATTCACGAAAAAGCTGTCCAAAGCTTTGATCAAGTTGGCCATAAATGGGCTTTAGGCCATTTTAAAAATACGCTTGGTGCGACAATTGTTTAA
- a CDS encoding amino acid permease — protein sequence MQNTKKLSLFSFFAMTASLFITVYEYPTFAESGKTLIFFLLVCGLFWFLPVALCAAEIGTVEAFDGGGIFGWVGKTLGEKFGFAAIFFQWFQITVGFVTMSYFIIGALSYALKFPEMNDNKLIKFLVVVLIFWLLTFLQFKGTKTTSQIAKAGFVIGIIIPVTVLLIFTIKYVATGHAVTHSFLDKSFFPNKQTFSSLVTFILAYVGVEASASHIKSLDNPQKNYPLMMVYLVIIGIVLSTIGGTTVSMVVPAKHLSLNSGVIQAFETLILKGNPHLSWLVEILAIMLAFGVLAQVSSWIVSPTEGLRYVADQGLLPKSCQKINKNGVPTSLLIIQGVIVTIWAAVLTFGGGGNAVSFLTAISLTVVIYLCGYLLFFIGYFVLIFKKSNQALKRAYEVPGGRKVKALLASLGMGMSLLALVSSFIAPSELKANEAKTYLITLAFSSVITVLLPFVFYHIYGKKHSINLNNEERK from the coding sequence ATGCAGAATACAAAAAAATTATCTTTATTCAGTTTTTTTGCCATGACGGCTTCGTTATTTATCACGGTCTATGAGTACCCAACGTTTGCTGAATCGGGGAAGACACTTATTTTCTTTTTATTAGTATGTGGTCTATTCTGGTTTTTACCAGTTGCCTTATGTGCAGCAGAGATTGGTACTGTAGAGGCGTTTGATGGAGGGGGGATTTTTGGATGGGTAGGTAAAACGTTAGGAGAAAAATTTGGTTTTGCTGCCATTTTCTTCCAGTGGTTTCAAATCACAGTGGGATTTGTCACAATGAGTTATTTTATCATTGGTGCGTTATCATATGCGTTAAAATTTCCAGAGATGAATGACAATAAGCTCATTAAATTTTTAGTGGTAGTTTTAATTTTTTGGTTATTAACATTTTTACAATTTAAAGGGACAAAAACCACATCTCAAATTGCGAAAGCAGGTTTTGTGATAGGCATTATTATTCCTGTAACTGTCTTATTAATTTTTACTATTAAATATGTTGCTACAGGTCATGCTGTAACACATTCATTTTTAGATAAATCATTTTTCCCGAATAAGCAAACCTTCTCATCATTGGTGACTTTTATTTTAGCCTATGTTGGGGTGGAAGCTTCAGCATCCCATATTAAATCACTGGATAATCCACAAAAGAATTATCCGTTAATGATGGTTTACTTAGTTATTATAGGAATCGTATTAAGTACTATTGGTGGCACGACTGTTTCAATGGTCGTACCAGCGAAACATCTGTCGTTAAATAGTGGGGTGATTCAAGCATTTGAAACATTGATTTTGAAAGGTAATCCTCATCTATCATGGTTAGTCGAAATCCTTGCGATTATGTTGGCATTTGGTGTGCTAGCTCAAGTTAGTTCATGGATTGTCAGTCCAACAGAAGGCTTGCGTTATGTTGCCGATCAAGGATTGCTCCCTAAAAGCTGTCAAAAAATTAATAAAAATGGAGTGCCAACTTCTTTACTAATCATACAAGGTGTTATCGTGACCATTTGGGCTGCCGTTTTAACTTTTGGTGGAGGAGGAAATGCTGTGTCATTTTTAACCGCCATTTCATTAACCGTTGTGATTTATTTATGTGGCTATTTATTATTTTTTATTGGGTATTTCGTTTTAATTTTTAAGAAATCAAATCAAGCATTAAAAAGAGCTTACGAAGTACCAGGAGGAAGAAAAGTAAAAGCGTTGTTAGCAAGTTTGGGTATGGGGATGTCTTTATTAGCATTAGTTTCTTCCTTTATTGCGCCAAGTGAATTAAAAGCAAATGAAGCGAAAACCTACTTAATAACATTAGCTTTTAGTTCTGTTATAACCGTATTGTTACCATTTGTGTTTTATCACATATATGGGAAAAAACATTCGATTAATTTAAATAATGAAGAAAGAAAGTGA
- a CDS encoding LysR family transcriptional regulator, whose protein sequence is MFKLFLTFKEAYETRNFTKAAENLFISQPAVSSQMKQLEEELNCKLFIRKTKQEMSPTKEATILYTRLLNLEDDWLETKRLIKQVGNNPVKCVISASNTFSIYYLPDLMSWLVKRFPEVYFELDMHNSEEVLENVLQHRAHFGFIEKPLETGPVCRKEFLTDELVIAGNLDSDLWLCREDISGVYHYTKRYFLQENIQPKRLCVKNNEMIVRLLEKGIGKSIISRVSVPKHMFYQELGMNYKRLFYFLKKDYLTHPTFLEIEAVIEQYAKEKGGE, encoded by the coding sequence ATGTTTAAATTATTTTTAACATTTAAAGAAGCATATGAGACGAGAAACTTTACAAAAGCGGCTGAAAATTTATTCATTTCACAACCGGCTGTTTCTAGTCAAATGAAACAATTAGAAGAAGAACTAAATTGTAAATTGTTTATTAGAAAAACGAAACAAGAGATGTCTCCAACAAAAGAAGCAACTATCCTGTATACAAGGCTATTAAATTTAGAAGATGACTGGTTAGAAACCAAGAGGTTGATTAAACAGGTTGGAAATAATCCAGTAAAATGTGTTATTAGTGCATCAAATACTTTTTCTATCTATTACTTACCTGATTTAATGAGTTGGTTAGTTAAGAGATTTCCTGAGGTATATTTTGAACTTGATATGCATAATTCCGAAGAAGTTCTGGAAAATGTCTTACAGCATCGAGCGCATTTTGGATTTATTGAAAAACCATTGGAAACAGGTCCTGTATGCCGAAAAGAGTTTTTAACAGATGAGTTGGTGATTGCTGGTAATCTTGATAGTGATCTGTGGTTGTGTCGGGAAGATATTTCAGGTGTATATCATTATACCAAGCGATATTTTTTACAAGAAAACATTCAACCAAAGCGTTTATGTGTAAAAAATAATGAAATGATTGTGAGATTACTTGAAAAAGGTATTGGAAAAAGTATTATTTCACGTGTGTCAGTCCCTAAACATATGTTCTATCAAGAATTGGGTATGAATTATAAACGTTTATTTTATTTTTTAAAAAAAGATTATTTGACACATCCCACGTTTTTAGAAATTGAAGCAGTCATTGAACAGTACGCAAAAGAAAAAGGCGGAGAATGA